From one Candidatus Zixiibacteriota bacterium genomic stretch:
- the lepA gene encoding translation elongation factor 4 — MHDPSKIRNFSIIAHIDHGKSTLADRLLQNTRTISEREMRKQVLDSMDLEQERGITIKAHAIRMVYEASDGQVYRLNLIDTPGHVDFTYEVSRSLAACEGAVLVVDAAQGIEAQTLSNLYLAMDNDLEIIPVVNKIDLPTADPDRVAAEIVDLIGCKPEEVLRCSAKEGIGIDELLERIVKVVPPPKGDPAAPLQAMIFDSVFDSYRGVMPLIRVVNGTISPGDKVKFFANKKVFEVDEVGYLRLQRVPIDMLGAGDVGYFFASIREVADTRIGDTVTTERHPAKEPLEGFVDVKPMVFSGLYPAVAEDFTELREALERLKLNDASLHFTPESSTALGFGFRVGFLGLLHMEIITERLSREYGQTIINTVPNVEYHVYLTSGEMVTVDNPAQMPSTQIIDHVEEPYVESQIIVPSEYIGSIMKLGTERRGEYKNTEYISPERASITYHFPLAEIIFDFYDKLKSVTRGYASFDYGIPYYKRSDLVKLDILVNSDPVDALSTIIHRDRAYNWGLALCDKLRTLIPRQMFEVVLQAAIGSRIVSRSTIRPLRKNVTAKCYGGDITRKRKLLERQKEGKKRMKQIGAVEIPQEAFLAALKIER; from the coding sequence ATGCACGATCCGTCGAAAATAAGAAACTTCTCGATTATCGCCCACATCGACCACGGCAAATCGACGCTTGCCGACCGGCTGCTCCAGAACACCCGGACCATCTCCGAGCGGGAGATGCGCAAACAGGTGCTGGACTCGATGGATCTCGAGCAGGAGCGCGGCATCACGATCAAGGCGCATGCCATTCGGATGGTCTACGAGGCGTCCGACGGCCAGGTTTACCGCCTGAACCTGATCGATACCCCCGGCCACGTCGACTTCACATACGAGGTATCGCGGTCGCTGGCGGCCTGCGAGGGCGCCGTCCTTGTCGTCGACGCCGCGCAGGGAATCGAGGCGCAGACGTTGTCCAACCTGTACCTCGCGATGGACAACGACCTCGAGATCATCCCGGTCGTCAACAAGATCGACCTGCCCACCGCCGACCCCGACCGGGTCGCCGCGGAGATTGTCGACCTGATCGGCTGCAAGCCCGAGGAGGTGCTTCGCTGTTCCGCCAAGGAAGGGATAGGGATCGACGAGTTGCTCGAACGGATTGTCAAGGTCGTGCCGCCGCCGAAAGGCGATCCCGCCGCGCCGCTGCAGGCCATGATTTTCGACTCGGTATTCGACAGCTATCGCGGCGTGATGCCCCTGATCCGCGTCGTCAACGGCACCATCTCGCCCGGCGACAAGGTCAAGTTCTTCGCCAACAAGAAAGTCTTCGAGGTCGATGAAGTCGGATACCTTCGCCTGCAGCGTGTGCCGATCGACATGCTGGGAGCCGGCGATGTCGGCTATTTTTTCGCGTCGATCCGCGAAGTCGCCGATACGCGGATCGGCGACACCGTCACCACCGAAAGACACCCGGCCAAAGAACCGCTCGAGGGATTTGTCGATGTCAAGCCGATGGTGTTTTCCGGGCTGTATCCGGCGGTGGCCGAGGATTTCACGGAGCTGCGCGAAGCGCTCGAACGCCTGAAACTCAACGATGCGTCGCTGCACTTCACGCCGGAATCTTCCACCGCGCTCGGTTTCGGATTCCGCGTCGGCTTCCTCGGATTGCTCCATATGGAGATCATCACCGAACGCCTCTCGCGGGAGTACGGCCAGACCATCATCAACACCGTACCCAACGTCGAGTACCACGTGTACCTGACCAGCGGCGAGATGGTCACGGTCGACAATCCCGCCCAGATGCCTTCGACCCAGATCATCGATCATGTCGAGGAACCGTATGTTGAGTCGCAGATTATCGTGCCGTCCGAGTATATCGGCTCGATCATGAAGCTGGGCACCGAACGGCGCGGCGAATACAAAAACACCGAATACATTTCGCCGGAACGGGCTTCAATAACGTATCATTTCCCGCTGGCCGAGATCATTTTCGACTTCTATGACAAACTCAAATCGGTCACGCGCGGGTACGCGTCGTTCGATTACGGCATTCCCTACTACAAACGCTCCGACCTTGTGAAGCTCGACATTCTCGTCAACAGTGATCCGGTCGATGCGCTGTCCACCATCATCCACCGCGACCGCGCCTACAACTGGGGGCTGGCCTTGTGCGACAAACTCCGCACGCTGATCCCGCGCCAGATGTTCGAGGTGGTTTTGCAGGCGGCGATCGGCAGCCGGATCGTGAGTCGTTCCACCATTCGTCCGCTTCGCAAAAACGTAACCGCCAAGTGCTACGGCGGCGATATCACGCGCAAGCGCAAACTGCTCGAACGCCAGAAGGAAGGCAAGAAGCGGATGAAGCAGATCGGCGCGGTGGAAATCCCCCAGGAGGCGTTCCTCGCCGCCCTGAAGATCGAGCGGTAA
- the folP gene encoding dihydropteroate synthase, with protein sequence MTKQVLTRQPERKPVIRLADGRQLELSRPLVMGVVNVTPDSFSDGGQFADSRTACEHALRLDGEGADIIDIGGESTRPGADPVSLELELERVLPVIEAVRRQTKTPISIDTSKAVVAARALDAGADIVNDVTALRRDPDMATVLKKTAAPVVLMHMLGEPKTMQVQPRYEDCVGEIRRFFEQRISYAETRGIDRSRIILDPGIGFGKRLVDNLDIFARLDELATFGLPLLVGASRKRFIDMLHPTGEPAHTRLGGSIAAAVMAVLNGADIVRVHDVAETVEALKVVQAIRTET encoded by the coding sequence ATGACCAAACAGGTACTCACACGTCAGCCCGAACGGAAACCGGTCATCCGGCTGGCCGACGGCAGGCAGCTGGAGCTGTCCCGGCCGCTGGTTATGGGTGTGGTCAACGTGACGCCGGACTCGTTTTCGGACGGTGGGCAGTTCGCCGATTCACGGACCGCCTGCGAGCATGCGCTCCGGCTCGACGGCGAGGGCGCCGACATAATCGACATCGGTGGCGAATCCACCCGGCCCGGCGCTGATCCGGTGTCCCTCGAGCTTGAACTGGAACGGGTTCTGCCGGTTATTGAGGCGGTCCGCCGGCAAACCAAAACGCCCATTTCGATCGATACCTCCAAGGCGGTCGTCGCGGCTCGCGCGCTGGATGCCGGAGCGGATATTGTCAACGACGTAACCGCCCTCCGCCGCGATCCCGACATGGCGACGGTCCTTAAGAAAACGGCGGCCCCGGTCGTGCTCATGCACATGCTCGGAGAGCCCAAAACCATGCAGGTTCAGCCGCGCTACGAAGACTGTGTGGGAGAGATAAGACGTTTTTTCGAACAACGCATCAGTTACGCCGAGACCCGCGGGATTGACCGGTCCCGAATTATCCTCGATCCCGGTATCGGGTTCGGCAAGCGTCTGGTCGATAATCTTGATATATTCGCCCGCCTGGACGAACTGGCGACTTTCGGACTGCCGCTGCTCGTCGGGGCGTCGCGGAAACGATTTATCGACATGCTGCATCCGACCGGTGAACCGGCCCATACGCGGCTCGGCGGATCGATTGCCGCCGCCGTGATGGCCGTGCTCAACGGGGCGGATATCGTGCGGGTGCACGATGTCGCTGAAACGGTGGAAGCGCTCAAAGTGGTGCAGGCGATTCGGACCGAGACATGA
- the cdaA gene encoding diadenylate cyclase CdaA — MTFLQFEMLKFGLKDLIDVAIVSFIIYQMLRLAKGTRSAQIIVGLSLIAAIAFISYWFQLEGLTYLFSTLGTFGILVLVVVFQPELRGALAHIGQNRLFRMFVSLEHSKALEEVSRAALRLAELGYGGLIVIERRTGLRNYSETGKTLDAALSSEMLVTLFTPYTPLHDGAVIVSGDFIVAAAASLPLTTNPRYRKLYGMRHKAAIGVSEVSDAVVVVVSEETNHLSLAHDGILESDIPRQEFRDRLSELLRR, encoded by the coding sequence ATGACCTTCCTGCAATTCGAAATGCTCAAGTTCGGGCTCAAGGACCTGATCGACGTCGCGATCGTGTCCTTCATCATTTACCAGATGCTGCGCCTGGCCAAAGGCACCCGCTCCGCGCAGATTATCGTCGGCCTGTCGCTGATCGCCGCGATCGCCTTCATCTCGTACTGGTTCCAGCTCGAAGGACTGACGTATCTGTTTTCCACCCTCGGCACGTTCGGTATTTTGGTCCTGGTGGTCGTCTTCCAGCCGGAACTTCGCGGGGCGCTCGCCCATATCGGGCAGAACCGACTCTTCCGCATGTTCGTGTCGCTCGAGCATTCCAAGGCGCTCGAGGAAGTTTCCCGCGCCGCCCTGCGCCTGGCCGAACTCGGCTACGGCGGGCTGATCGTCATCGAGCGTCGCACCGGCCTCCGCAATTACTCCGAGACGGGGAAGACGCTCGACGCCGCGTTGTCGTCGGAGATGCTCGTGACTCTGTTCACGCCGTATACGCCGCTGCACGACGGCGCCGTGATCGTCTCGGGCGACTTCATCGTCGCCGCCGCCGCCTCACTGCCGCTCACCACCAACCCGCGTTATCGCAAGCTCTACGGCATGCGCCACAAGGCCGCCATCGGCGTGTCCGAGGTTTCCGATGCCGTCGTCGTTGTCGTCTCCGAAGAGACCAACCATCTGTCGCTTGCGCACGACGGCATCCTCGAATCGGACATCCCCCGACAGGAGTTCCGCGACCGGTTGTCCGAATTGCTCCGCCGCTGA
- the tilS gene encoding tRNA lysidine(34) synthetase TilS, producing the protein MDLLEQCKEVIARHALIAPGDAVLVALSGGPDSVALLHLLTRLRDSLDLTLGAVYVNHQIRRRAAAIEARFCQSLCDTLEVDITIVVEDIPSLAKAEKKGIEETAREFRYGVFDAIAEADDYDRVAVGHQADDQVETILFRFLRGAGRTGLLGIPVKRGRIIRPLLETPREDILSYLKDAGLSWCHDRTNDSPQYARNFIRTRLLPAIRERLNPSVERALLSTAELLADEERLLNRYMLLALRRCASVTTGGKIQLARTAYLRYDKVLRRRLLRRCCQFVSGRTEAPDREVIERLDRFCQQPSAALSLPDGIRALFVPADCIILRRNENAVVHTELPVGDSIRLANPAITFRVVEPAKRTPKVDKRRRSHSILIDRDCVAGPLVVRSIRPGDRFRPLGMRGRKKVGDYLTDRKAPVALRDEVLVVCDAKGIVWLVGYEVDDRVKITAATRKVLRIDARIAKTTAVPAD; encoded by the coding sequence ATGGATCTGCTCGAACAGTGCAAAGAGGTTATCGCCCGTCATGCGTTGATCGCTCCCGGCGATGCTGTTCTGGTGGCGCTGTCGGGCGGGCCGGACTCGGTCGCCCTGCTGCACCTGCTCACGCGACTTCGCGACAGCCTCGATCTTACCCTCGGGGCCGTTTATGTCAATCACCAGATCCGCCGCCGCGCCGCCGCGATCGAAGCCCGCTTCTGCCAGTCGCTGTGCGATACGCTGGAAGTCGACATCACGATTGTAGTCGAAGATATCCCGTCACTGGCCAAAGCCGAAAAAAAGGGTATCGAAGAAACGGCGCGAGAATTCCGCTACGGGGTGTTCGACGCAATTGCTGAGGCCGATGACTACGACCGCGTTGCGGTGGGACATCAGGCGGACGACCAGGTCGAGACCATTCTGTTCCGCTTTCTCCGGGGCGCGGGGCGAACCGGTCTGCTCGGTATTCCGGTGAAGCGGGGAAGGATCATCCGGCCCCTGCTTGAGACACCGCGCGAGGACATTCTCTCGTATCTGAAAGACGCCGGACTCAGCTGGTGCCACGATCGCACTAACGACAGCCCTCAGTACGCCCGGAACTTCATTCGGACCAGACTCCTTCCGGCGATCCGCGAGCGCCTGAATCCGTCGGTTGAGCGCGCGTTGTTGTCGACCGCGGAACTCCTGGCCGATGAAGAGCGCCTGCTTAATCGGTACATGCTGTTGGCGCTGCGACGATGCGCATCGGTTACCACAGGAGGGAAGATTCAACTTGCACGGACAGCTTACCTCCGTTATGATAAGGTGTTACGACGAAGATTGTTGCGACGCTGCTGCCAGTTTGTGTCAGGACGAACGGAAGCGCCCGACCGTGAAGTGATTGAACGCCTCGACCGCTTCTGCCAGCAGCCGTCGGCGGCCCTGAGCCTGCCCGATGGGATCCGCGCGCTTTTTGTCCCCGCAGACTGTATCATCCTGCGCCGCAACGAAAACGCCGTCGTGCACACTGAATTGCCGGTCGGCGATTCGATTCGTTTGGCGAATCCGGCGATCACCTTCCGTGTGGTTGAGCCGGCTAAGCGGACGCCGAAGGTCGATAAACGGCGTCGGTCACACTCGATTCTGATCGACCGGGACTGCGTTGCCGGACCGCTTGTCGTCCGCTCGATCCGTCCCGGCGACCGGTTCCGCCCGTTGGGAATGCGCGGACGGAAAAAAGTCGGAGATTACCTGACCGATCGGAAAGCGCCGGTGGCGCTGCGCGATGAGGTCCTGGTGGTGTGCGACGCAAAAGGGATCGTGTGGCTCGTGGGATACGAAGTGGACGACCGTGTAAAGATAACGGCTGCAACGAGGAAGGTACTGAGAATTGACGCCCGTATCGCAAAGACGACCGCTGTACCAGCCGATTGA
- the hpt gene encoding hypoxanthine phosphoribosyltransferase, translating into MTPVSQRRPLYQPIELLIDEDKIQRRVKELGLQITRDYAGREPVVVGVLKGCTVFLADLIRNINLPVEVEFISAASYRKGARQDKNIEIADAMTIDLHGRDLLIVEGIVETGRTVSRIAQRLKQLEPASMEIVTLLDKPSAHRPKIELKYKGFKLGNEFVVGYGLDNTQKYRNLPYIGRVSESR; encoded by the coding sequence TTGACGCCCGTATCGCAAAGACGACCGCTGTACCAGCCGATTGAGCTGCTGATCGACGAAGACAAAATCCAGCGTCGCGTGAAAGAACTGGGCCTGCAAATCACCCGCGATTACGCCGGCCGCGAACCGGTTGTCGTCGGTGTACTGAAAGGCTGTACGGTGTTTCTTGCCGATCTCATCCGCAACATCAACCTGCCGGTGGAAGTGGAGTTCATCTCGGCGGCGTCGTATCGCAAGGGCGCACGCCAGGACAAAAACATCGAGATCGCCGATGCCATGACCATTGACCTGCACGGTCGTGATTTGCTGATCGTCGAAGGGATTGTCGAGACCGGACGAACCGTGTCGCGTATCGCGCAGCGGCTCAAGCAACTGGAACCGGCCTCGATGGAGATTGTTACCCTCTTAGACAAGCCCAGCGCACATCGGCCCAAAATCGAGCTGAAGTACAAGGGCTTCAAACTTGGAAACGAGTTCGTGGTCGGCTACGGACTCGACAACACGCAAAAGTATCGCAACCTGCCTTATATCGGACGGGTAAGCGAATCGCGATAA
- the ftsH gene encoding ATP-dependent zinc metalloprotease FtsH, with the protein MPWRGTGRSLILWAVIIIVALATWQAWGSMDHDIADITYSEFVQQIDKENIAEVTFTERAVEGKLREPAAFSSSKQSGQTFGKFKSRIPFPDVNYELINRLEKSGARIVAKIEENYFSILISILPWVVLVLIWLFFLRQMQGAAGGPKGLFSFGKSKAKLLTDERPKVTFNDVAGAAEAKEELEEIIEFLKEPAKFQKLGGKIPKGALLLGPPGTGKTLLARAVAGEAGVPFFSMSGSDFVEMFVGVGASRVRDLFDQGKKNAPCIIFIDEIDAVGRHRGAGLGGGHDEREQTLNQLLVEMDGFESNEGVILIAATNRPDVLDPALLRPGRFDRQIVVGTPDVKGREGILRVHCRKIKMSEDVDLDVLARGTPGMSGADIANMVNEAALLASRKNRESVSMEDFEEAKDKVLMGTARKSLVISDEEKEIIAYHEAGHALVAKHLPKADPLHKVTIIPRGMALGVTWSLPVDERHTHSKEYLEATLAVMMGGRVAELLVFNQLDTGAGNDLERSTKLARKMVCNWGMSERLGPVTFGKTDEHIFLGKEMAHAPDYSEATAVVIDEEIRSFVEAAETRAKEILGKHIKQLHALAGALLEREIIDAREVDEIIRNTPGDSEEVEKPSPSPVK; encoded by the coding sequence ATGCCCTGGCGCGGCACCGGGCGATCCCTGATTCTCTGGGCCGTCATCATTATTGTCGCCCTCGCCACCTGGCAGGCGTGGGGCTCGATGGACCACGATATCGCCGATATCACGTATTCGGAATTCGTCCAGCAGATCGACAAAGAAAACATCGCTGAAGTGACATTCACGGAACGCGCGGTTGAAGGCAAGCTTCGCGAACCGGCCGCGTTCTCGTCGAGCAAGCAGAGCGGCCAGACGTTCGGGAAATTCAAGTCCCGAATCCCCTTTCCCGACGTCAACTACGAACTGATCAACCGGCTGGAAAAAAGCGGCGCGCGGATCGTCGCCAAGATCGAAGAAAACTACTTTTCCATCCTGATTTCCATTCTGCCGTGGGTCGTTCTCGTTCTTATCTGGCTGTTTTTCCTGCGCCAGATGCAGGGTGCGGCCGGCGGACCGAAAGGGCTGTTCTCTTTCGGCAAGAGCAAGGCGAAGCTTCTGACCGACGAGCGGCCCAAGGTGACGTTTAACGACGTCGCCGGAGCGGCCGAAGCCAAGGAAGAACTCGAAGAGATCATCGAGTTCCTGAAGGAACCGGCCAAGTTCCAGAAACTCGGCGGCAAAATTCCCAAAGGCGCCCTGTTGCTCGGCCCTCCCGGCACGGGCAAAACCCTTCTCGCGCGGGCGGTCGCCGGGGAGGCCGGGGTGCCGTTCTTTTCCATGTCGGGCTCCGACTTTGTCGAGATGTTTGTCGGCGTAGGCGCCAGCCGCGTGCGGGACTTGTTCGACCAGGGCAAGAAGAACGCGCCGTGCATCATTTTCATCGATGAGATCGATGCTGTCGGTCGCCATCGCGGCGCCGGTCTCGGCGGCGGCCACGACGAACGCGAACAGACGCTCAACCAGCTGCTGGTCGAAATGGACGGCTTTGAATCGAATGAGGGAGTCATCCTCATCGCCGCGACCAACCGCCCCGACGTTCTCGACCCGGCGCTCCTGCGCCCCGGACGGTTCGATCGTCAGATCGTGGTCGGCACACCCGATGTCAAGGGCCGCGAGGGTATCCTTCGCGTCCACTGCCGCAAAATCAAGATGTCTGAAGATGTTGATCTCGATGTTCTGGCCCGCGGCACGCCCGGCATGTCCGGCGCCGATATCGCCAACATGGTCAATGAGGCCGCGCTTCTGGCGTCCCGGAAGAACCGCGAGTCGGTCTCGATGGAAGATTTCGAGGAAGCCAAGGACAAGGTGCTCATGGGCACCGCCCGCAAGTCGCTGGTGATCTCCGACGAAGAAAAAGAGATCATTGCCTACCACGAGGCGGGACACGCGCTGGTCGCCAAGCACCTGCCCAAAGCCGACCCGCTTCACAAAGTCACGATCATCCCCCGCGGAATGGCGCTCGGCGTGACCTGGTCTTTGCCGGTCGACGAACGCCACACGCACTCGAAGGAATATCTTGAGGCTACGCTCGCCGTCATGATGGGCGGCCGCGTCGCCGAGTTGCTCGTGTTCAACCAGCTTGACACCGGCGCGGGCAACGATCTCGAGCGCTCCACCAAGCTGGCGCGCAAGATGGTCTGCAACTGGGGCATGTCCGAAAGACTCGGCCCCGTGACTTTCGGCAAGACCGACGAACACATCTTCCTCGGCAAGGAAATGGCTCACGCGCCGGATTACTCCGAGGCCACCGCGGTGGTCATCGACGAGGAAATCCGCTCCTTTGTCGAAGCTGCGGAGACCCGGGCTAAGGAAATCCTCGGCAAGCATATCAAGCAGTTGCATGCGCTGGCCGGGGCGCTGCTCGAACGCGAGATTATCGATGCGCGCGAGGTCGACGAAATCATCCGCAATACGCCCGGTGATTCCGAGGAAGTCGAGAAACCCAGCCCGTCGCCCGTCAAGTAG
- the purL gene encoding phosphoribosylformylglycinamidine synthase subunit PurL produces MTEPYRQPDVTDELVASHGLTPDEYARIKQLLGRVPTFTELGVFSVMWSEHCSYKNSIALLKTLPREGANLLASAGEENAGAVDIGDGLAVVFKIESHNHPSAIEPYQGAATGVGGILRDIFTMGARPIASLNSLRFGSPRNPRVRYLIDGVVRGIGDYGNSFGVPTVAGEVFFDDAYTGNPLVNAMAVGLVESDGIVSATAKGVGNPMMIVGSKTGRDGIHGATFASEELSEKSESKRPSVQIGDPFTEKLLLEATLEIIEKGLVVGIQDMGAAGITCCSSEMTAKGKSGIELHIDRVPVRETGMIPYEILLSESQERMMVCVKKGMEDAVREVFTKWGLDSTIVGYVTDDRLMTVKLHGQTVSQIPSHDLVLGGGAPVYHRETRRPAYMDELNSLDLASLPLPSDWNKTLVTMLSSPNLCHKGWVFEQYDHMVRTNTAVGPGSDAAVLRLRKTTKALAMTTDCNGRYCYLNPRLGAQSAVAEAARNIVCSGGRPLAVTNCLNFGNPYKPEIYYGFAEAVAGMGDACRVFETPVTGGNVSFYNEDPSRAVFPTPTIGMVGLIEHVDHITTQWFKAEGDAVLLLGAGREDLGASEYLHVIHKQTRGPVPPLDLHHEKRMQDALLNAIQQGLIASAHDVSDGGLAVALAECCISNRDRRLGATVTVADGIRPDCLLFGETQSRIIVSVAPEMIERVLKHFRAAGMPIAHIGTVGGDRLIINDLIDASLDTISSAFYDAMPAFMEWVGEVAPV; encoded by the coding sequence ATGACCGAGCCGTACCGTCAGCCTGACGTCACCGATGAACTTGTTGCAAGCCATGGGCTTACACCGGATGAATACGCGCGGATCAAGCAGCTCCTCGGGCGCGTGCCGACATTTACGGAACTCGGCGTATTTTCGGTCATGTGGTCGGAGCATTGTTCATACAAGAATTCGATCGCGCTGCTCAAAACTCTCCCCCGCGAAGGCGCCAATCTGCTGGCCTCGGCAGGCGAGGAAAACGCCGGCGCGGTTGATATCGGCGACGGACTGGCGGTCGTGTTCAAGATCGAGTCACACAACCACCCCTCGGCTATCGAGCCCTATCAGGGAGCGGCCACGGGCGTGGGCGGAATACTTCGCGACATCTTTACAATGGGCGCCCGGCCGATTGCGTCTTTGAACTCACTGCGCTTTGGATCGCCGAGAAATCCCCGCGTGCGATACCTTATCGACGGCGTGGTGCGGGGAATCGGTGATTATGGCAACTCTTTCGGCGTGCCCACGGTCGCAGGAGAGGTGTTTTTCGACGACGCGTACACCGGCAACCCGCTGGTGAACGCCATGGCCGTGGGCCTGGTCGAGTCCGACGGAATCGTCTCGGCGACCGCCAAAGGCGTCGGCAACCCGATGATGATCGTGGGTTCGAAGACCGGTCGCGACGGGATCCACGGCGCGACCTTTGCCTCGGAGGAGTTATCCGAGAAGTCCGAATCGAAACGGCCTTCGGTGCAGATCGGAGACCCGTTTACCGAGAAGCTGCTCCTCGAGGCGACGCTCGAGATCATTGAAAAAGGGCTCGTGGTCGGTATTCAGGATATGGGTGCGGCGGGAATCACCTGCTGCTCATCGGAAATGACCGCCAAAGGGAAGTCCGGCATCGAGCTTCATATCGACCGCGTACCGGTCCGCGAAACGGGCATGATTCCATATGAAATCCTGCTTTCGGAATCGCAGGAGCGCATGATGGTCTGTGTGAAAAAAGGCATGGAGGATGCGGTCCGTGAAGTCTTCACGAAGTGGGGGCTGGATTCGACGATTGTCGGTTATGTGACCGATGACCGGCTGATGACGGTGAAGCTGCACGGGCAGACCGTATCGCAAATCCCCTCGCACGATCTGGTCCTCGGCGGCGGGGCGCCCGTGTATCATCGCGAGACCAGGCGCCCGGCATACATGGACGAACTGAATTCGCTGGATCTCGCTTCGCTGCCGCTGCCCTCGGACTGGAACAAGACGCTGGTGACCATGCTGTCGTCGCCGAACCTGTGCCACAAGGGATGGGTGTTCGAGCAGTACGACCACATGGTGCGGACCAATACCGCGGTGGGACCCGGCTCCGACGCGGCGGTTCTTCGACTGCGCAAAACCACCAAAGCGCTGGCCATGACCACGGACTGCAACGGCCGGTACTGCTATCTCAATCCACGACTGGGCGCACAATCGGCGGTGGCCGAGGCTGCCCGCAATATCGTATGCTCGGGCGGCCGTCCTCTCGCGGTGACCAACTGCCTCAATTTCGGCAATCCGTACAAACCGGAAATCTACTACGGATTCGCTGAGGCGGTCGCCGGTATGGGTGACGCCTGCCGGGTGTTCGAAACACCCGTCACCGGCGGCAACGTATCGTTTTACAACGAGGATCCCAGCCGCGCGGTCTTCCCCACGCCTACCATCGGCATGGTCGGGCTGATCGAGCACGTGGACCATATCACGACCCAGTGGTTCAAAGCGGAAGGCGACGCCGTCCTCCTGCTCGGTGCCGGCCGCGAAGATCTCGGGGCCAGCGAATATCTGCACGTGATCCACAAGCAAACGCGCGGCCCGGTCCCCCCGCTTGATCTCCATCACGAAAAGCGCATGCAGGATGCGCTGCTGAACGCGATTCAGCAGGGATTGATCGCCTCCGCTCACGATGTGTCCGACGGCGGTCTGGCGGTGGCGCTGGCCGAGTGTTGTATATCCAACCGCGACCGCCGGCTCGGCGCAACAGTGACCGTCGCAGACGGTATCCGTCCCGACTGCCTCCTGTTCGGGGAGACTCAATCACGTATAATTGTGAGCGTCGCCCCCGAGATGATCGAGCGCGTCTTGAAACACTTCCGGGCGGCCGGGATGCCGATTGCCCATATCGGAACGGTGGGCGGCGACCGCCTGATTATCAACGACCTTATCGACGCGTCGCTGGACACGATCTCGTCGGCGTTCTACGACGCGATGCCTGCCTTCATGGAGTGGGTCGGCGAGGTCGCGCCGGTTTAA
- a CDS encoding UDP-2,3-diacylglucosamine diphosphatase — protein sequence MALYVFSDAHLGAGPPAKELIKLDRINRLADMVKADGDRLVILGDLFDFWFEYKRAIPKENLDVIMLLRDLVRRGITVDYISGNHDFWMDDFFQNQIGVAVHLDSLDIEYAGRRLHLIHGDGLAPADRGYRLLKRVLRNRVCIWLYRKLPPDFAIALAKRVSGTSREYTARREHHFAADYERYAEGKLTEGYDIVAIGHLHLPVFKRFGTGVYINTGDFINHFSYARMDDSGIALNYLRAESPE from the coding sequence ATGGCGCTGTATGTCTTTTCCGATGCCCACCTGGGGGCGGGTCCACCGGCGAAGGAGCTTATCAAACTCGACCGCATCAACCGGCTCGCTGATATGGTCAAGGCCGACGGCGACCGGCTCGTGATTCTCGGCGACCTCTTCGACTTCTGGTTTGAATACAAACGCGCCATCCCCAAAGAAAACCTCGACGTTATCATGCTGCTCCGCGACCTGGTGCGTCGCGGCATTACGGTTGACTACATTTCCGGCAACCATGACTTCTGGATGGACGACTTCTTCCAGAACCAGATCGGCGTGGCGGTTCATCTCGATTCACTGGATATCGAGTACGCCGGTCGGCGCTTGCATCTGATACACGGCGACGGTCTTGCGCCCGCCGACCGGGGCTATCGCCTGCTCAAGCGGGTCCTGCGCAACCGCGTCTGTATCTGGCTGTATCGGAAACTCCCCCCCGATTTCGCCATCGCGCTGGCCAAGCGCGTCTCGGGAACCTCGCGTGAATACACCGCGCGGCGCGAACACCATTTCGCCGCCGATTACGAGCGGTACGCCGAGGGGAAGCTCACGGAAGGTTACGACATCGTCGCGATCGGCCATCTCCATCTGCCGGTGTTCAAGCGGTTCGGGACCGGGGTGTATATTAACACCGGCGATTTCATCAACCACTTCAGCTATGCGCGAATGGACGACAGCGGTATCGCCTTGAACTATCTTCGCGCGGAATCCCCCGAGTAG